A part of Geothrix oryzae genomic DNA contains:
- the flgG gene encoding flagellar basal-body rod protein FlgG → MMRAMWSAAAGMNVQQYNMDTISNNLANVNTTGFKKARAEFQDLLYQTVNLAGTNSSTSSTIPAGIQLGHGAKLQSLMRQFSTGNLRQTANRFDMAIEGDGFFRVTQPDGTLAYTRDGGFTTDQNGALVNSAGYLLDPQITIPQDALSVTIAGDGTVSVTQPGQTQPQQVGQITLSHFVNPTGLNQLGRNLLQPTLASGEAIDGTPGSDGLGTINQGFLEVSNVDVAEEMVNMIIGQRAYEANSKTIRTVDDMLSLLNNLKR, encoded by the coding sequence GGTCGGCGGCGGCGGGCATGAATGTCCAGCAGTACAACATGGACACCATCTCCAATAACCTGGCGAATGTGAACACCACGGGCTTCAAGAAGGCCCGGGCCGAGTTCCAGGATCTGCTCTACCAGACCGTGAACCTGGCGGGCACGAACTCCAGCACCAGCAGCACGATCCCGGCCGGCATCCAGCTGGGCCACGGCGCGAAGCTGCAGAGCCTCATGCGGCAGTTCAGCACCGGCAACCTGCGCCAGACGGCCAACCGCTTCGACATGGCCATCGAGGGCGACGGCTTCTTCCGGGTCACCCAGCCGGACGGCACCCTGGCCTACACCCGGGATGGCGGCTTCACCACGGACCAGAACGGCGCCCTGGTGAATTCGGCGGGCTACCTGCTGGATCCCCAGATCACCATCCCCCAGGACGCCCTGAGCGTGACCATCGCCGGGGACGGCACCGTGAGCGTCACCCAGCCCGGGCAGACCCAACCCCAGCAGGTGGGCCAGATCACCCTGTCGCATTTCGTCAACCCCACGGGTCTGAACCAGTTGGGCCGGAACCTGCTGCAGCCCACCCTGGCCAGCGGCGAGGCCATCGACGGCACGCCCGGCTCGGATGGCCTGGGCACCATCAACCAGGGTTTCCTGGAAGTCTCCAATGTGGATGTGGCCGAGGAGATGGTGAACATGATCATCGGCCAGCGGGCCTACGAGGCGAACTCGAAGACCATCCGCACCGTGGACGACATGCTCAGCCTGCTGAACAACCTCAAGCGGTAG
- the flgA gene encoding flagellar basal body P-ring formation chaperone FlgA, translated as MRAAALLLLAPALVAQAPVSPAEHLADAAVAFAQAEAAKLGGAHTFKIAQPPRVPVVRAGALTFEPSHLSKREPLGRFFVVVALKVDGEKVGMARVDLDGSWVGTVLRAKGDLARKTELSADQVESSPFEGVPPEGALTAIPEGQRLMRSVISGKILTRADLEPVPLVQSGDKVRLTATHDSLSITLDTTARSRGGLGDRVRLEAPGARRQVTAVITGPGEAKLQ; from the coding sequence ATGCGCGCCGCGGCCCTGCTCCTCCTCGCGCCGGCCCTGGTGGCCCAGGCGCCGGTCTCCCCGGCCGAACACCTGGCCGATGCGGCCGTGGCGTTCGCCCAGGCCGAGGCGGCCAAGCTGGGCGGAGCGCATACCTTCAAGATCGCCCAGCCCCCCCGGGTGCCGGTGGTGCGGGCCGGGGCCCTCACCTTCGAGCCTTCCCACCTGAGCAAGCGCGAGCCCCTGGGCCGGTTCTTCGTGGTGGTGGCCCTCAAGGTGGATGGCGAAAAAGTCGGCATGGCCCGGGTGGATCTGGACGGCAGCTGGGTGGGCACGGTGCTGCGCGCCAAGGGCGACCTGGCCCGCAAGACCGAACTCTCCGCGGACCAGGTGGAGTCCAGCCCCTTCGAGGGCGTGCCGCCGGAGGGGGCCCTGACGGCGATTCCCGAAGGCCAGCGCCTCATGCGCTCGGTGATCTCCGGGAAGATCCTCACCCGGGCCGACCTGGAGCCCGTGCCCCTCGTCCAGTCCGGCGACAAGGTGCGCCTGACGGCCACCCACGATTCGCTCAGCATCACCCTGGACACCACCGCCCGCAGCCGGGGCGGCCTGGGGGACCGGGTGCGCCTGGAGGCCCCCGGAGCCCGGCGGCAGGTCACCGCCGTCATCACCGGACCGGGCGAGGCCAAGCTCCAGTAG
- a CDS encoding DUF1292 domain-containing protein gives MAHEGHEHGPDCNHDHDDSFEIEVVELEDENGEKEEFAILEELEFEGRNFAILAPLAELQAQEEGTADPEEGLSLEIFEVKDDMFTPLEDEELAERLMKHLDEQEAKLKAEEEKD, from the coding sequence ATGGCTCACGAGGGTCACGAACACGGACCGGACTGCAACCACGATCACGATGATTCCTTCGAGATCGAAGTCGTTGAACTCGAAGATGAGAATGGCGAGAAGGAAGAGTTCGCGATTCTCGAAGAGCTCGAGTTCGAGGGCCGGAACTTCGCCATCCTCGCGCCCCTGGCCGAGCTGCAGGCCCAGGAAGAGGGCACCGCGGATCCCGAGGAGGGCCTGAGCCTGGAGATCTTCGAGGTCAAGGACGACATGTTCACGCCCCTCGAGGACGAAGAGCTGGCCGAGCGCCTCATGAAGCACCTCGATGAGCAGGAAGCCAAGCTCAAGGCCGAGGAAGAGAAGGACTGA